One Neisseria sp. Marseille-Q5346 genomic region harbors:
- a CDS encoding MFS transporter — MHASDSQEDATAHEYYADNPDFPAKTIVATLFIGAFFGYLNDTLLNVALTPIMKDFGVDKTTVQWLTTGFLLVMGAFTPITAGVIQWFETRKMVLFTQATFLAGSLICAFAPTFGVLVVGRMVQAVSAAFFVPLLFNGVLSIFPPNRRGTAMGVITMMFTAAPAMGPTLSGIIIDHTHWRVLFGFTAPFMLAAMVLVGKYLTVNLSNISRPKIDMLSAVLSIAGFGGLVYASSNFAHMPLLEFILLFAASVVLVGWFAHRQFRLATPLLNLRAFEYKQFRYCVVILAGAVFLFLGLELMVPMYTQQVLMLTGTATGLILMPASIAQAVAAPLFGKLLDKKGGRFVVLPATVMLVVSLAVLWLFLRIDTQVVMLTAMFTLLALSVSACVTGETHGLNALPKTLNPHGAAILTTINPIAGAIGAAFFVGATNIGEKFSSADMPQQAMLDGIHLAMGCALVVGVVVVMFALRLKAHQK, encoded by the coding sequence ATGCACGCTTCTGATTCGCAAGAGGACGCAACGGCACACGAATACTATGCCGACAATCCCGACTTTCCAGCTAAAACCATTGTCGCCACCTTATTCATCGGCGCATTTTTCGGCTATCTCAACGATACGCTGCTGAATGTCGCACTCACGCCGATTATGAAAGATTTTGGTGTCGATAAGACCACGGTTCAATGGCTGACGACGGGCTTTTTGCTGGTCATGGGTGCATTTACGCCGATTACGGCAGGCGTGATTCAATGGTTTGAAACGCGCAAAATGGTGCTGTTTACGCAGGCAACGTTTTTAGCAGGATCGCTGATTTGCGCGTTTGCACCGACGTTTGGCGTATTGGTGGTCGGTCGGATGGTGCAGGCAGTGTCTGCCGCGTTTTTTGTCCCGCTTCTGTTTAACGGCGTGTTGTCGATTTTCCCTCCCAACAGGCGCGGAACGGCGATGGGTGTGATTACCATGATGTTTACCGCCGCGCCTGCAATGGGGCCGACGCTGTCAGGCATCATCATCGACCATACGCATTGGCGCGTGCTGTTCGGTTTTACCGCGCCGTTTATGTTGGCGGCGATGGTGCTGGTGGGCAAATATTTGACGGTCAATTTGAGCAACATCAGCCGTCCGAAAATCGATATGTTGTCGGCTGTGCTGTCGATTGCGGGCTTCGGCGGGCTAGTTTATGCGAGCAGTAATTTTGCCCATATGCCGCTACTGGAATTTATCCTGCTCTTTGCTGCTTCCGTCGTACTGGTGGGTTGGTTTGCGCACCGTCAGTTCCGTTTGGCTACGCCGTTGTTGAACCTTCGTGCGTTTGAATACAAACAGTTCAGATATTGCGTTGTGATTTTAGCCGGTGCGGTATTCCTGTTCTTGGGCTTGGAACTGATGGTGCCGATGTACACGCAGCAAGTGTTGATGCTGACCGGTACGGCAACCGGTCTGATTCTGATGCCTGCCAGTATTGCCCAAGCGGTTGCCGCGCCTTTGTTCGGTAAGTTGTTGGACAAAAAGGGCGGCCGCTTCGTCGTTTTGCCGGCAACAGTGATGCTGGTGGTGTCGCTGGCGGTATTGTGGCTGTTTTTGCGGATTGATACGCAGGTAGTGATGTTGACGGCGATGTTTACGCTGTTGGCGCTTTCCGTGTCTGCTTGTGTAACCGGCGAAACCCATGGTCTGAACGCGTTGCCGAAAACGCTCAATCCGCACGGTGCGGCGATTCTGACCACCATTAATCCGATTGCCGGTGCCATCGGCGCGGCGTTTTTCGTCGGTGCAACCAATATCGGCGAGAAATTTTCCAGTGCAGATATGCCGCAACAGGCAATGTTGGACGGTATCCATTTGGCGATGGGTTGCGCTTTGGTTGTCGGTGTTGTGGTTGTCATGTTTGCTTTGCGTTTGAAAGCGCATCAGAAATAA
- a CDS encoding NADPH-dependent FMN reductase, whose amino-acid sequence MSKKVSILVGSLRKGSFARKIAQNVIPMFPEGYEAQIVEIGHLPLYNFDYDDPAVTDFPTPSSYTEFRETIKASAGVLFVTSENNRTVPACLKNAIDIGSKPNADVAWKKTPAGIISHSVGKMGGYSAQKNLRLALSYFDMPLTGQPEVFLGNSPTLFDDNGQLIESARGFVQGYIDQLVALIEKNPK is encoded by the coding sequence ATGTCAAAGAAAGTCAGCATCTTGGTCGGCAGTCTGCGTAAAGGCTCGTTTGCACGAAAAATCGCACAAAACGTCATTCCCATGTTCCCCGAAGGCTACGAAGCGCAAATCGTCGAAATCGGCCATTTGCCTTTATACAACTTCGACTACGACGATCCTGCCGTTACCGACTTCCCCACTCCATCCAGCTATACCGAGTTCCGTGAAACCATCAAAGCCTCTGCCGGCGTATTGTTCGTGACTTCCGAAAACAACCGTACCGTCCCCGCCTGCCTGAAAAACGCCATCGACATTGGCTCCAAACCCAATGCCGATGTTGCCTGGAAAAAAACACCTGCCGGCATCATCAGCCATTCCGTCGGCAAAATGGGCGGTTATAGCGCGCAAAAAAATCTGCGCCTTGCCCTTTCGTATTTCGATATGCCGCTGACCGGCCAACCGGAAGTGTTTCTCGGCAACTCGCCTACCCTTTTTGACGACAACGGCCAGCTCATCGAATCCGCGCGCGGCTTTGTTCAAGGCTATATCGACCAATTGGTTGCCTTGATTGAGAAAAACCCTAAATAA
- a CDS encoding response regulator: MRVLLVEDDAMIAQAISANLKDTGYAVDWVNRGSEVAAAVAAQAYDLLLLDLGLPGKDGLDVLAQIRNGGCTVPVLIVTARDDLHSRLNGLDGGADDYIVKPFDMAELQARMRAVLRRHGGQAQTLLSNGIITLNPSTHQAEVVGQEQAIMLSNKEFAVLQALLLRPGMILSRSDLEDKIYGWGEEVESNAVDFLIHALRKKLGKEAIQNVRGVGWLVAQNNQAV; encoded by the coding sequence ATGCGCGTATTATTGGTTGAAGACGATGCCATGATTGCCCAAGCCATCAGTGCCAACCTGAAAGACACCGGCTACGCTGTCGATTGGGTCAATCGCGGTTCGGAAGTTGCCGCAGCAGTGGCGGCGCAAGCATACGATTTGCTGCTCTTGGATTTGGGTTTGCCCGGCAAAGACGGTTTGGACGTATTGGCGCAAATCCGCAACGGCGGCTGTACCGTCCCCGTCTTAATCGTAACCGCGCGCGACGATTTGCACAGCCGCCTCAACGGCCTAGACGGCGGCGCAGACGACTACATCGTCAAACCCTTCGACATGGCGGAACTGCAAGCCCGTATGCGCGCCGTATTGCGCCGACACGGCGGACAGGCGCAAACGCTGCTGAGCAACGGCATCATCACGCTCAACCCTTCCACCCATCAGGCGGAAGTGGTCGGGCAGGAACAGGCCATCATGCTCAGCAACAAAGAATTTGCCGTCCTCCAAGCCCTGCTGCTGCGTCCGGGCATGATTCTGTCACGCAGCGATTTGGAAGACAAAATTTACGGCTGGGGTGAAGAAGTCGAAAGCAACGCCGTTGACTTCCTGATTCACGCCTTACGCAAAAAACTCGGCAAAGAAGCGATTCAAAACGTCCGCGGGGTCGGCTGGCTGGTTGCACAAAACAACCAGGCCGTCTGA
- a CDS encoding ATP-binding protein: protein MQRLIHTIKQSLQVKISLALICMLLPLSILAGIFSYYDTYHETQEVQDDLLRQVANYLDPSDADDENHSLDNDNKISVQFPNTPNPIVSLPEQISDGLHTIQADDDDDYYRVYTRNTKQGRIAVMQESDYREELAEMAAVQSILPMLLALPLIILLTVWITHRTMRSVKTLSNDLEQRQINDLSPMDTQNIPSEIQGFVVAINNLLQRTDENVRQQQRFIADAAHELRSPMTALSLQAERLNNMQLSAEAREQSSLLQQSIQRNRHLLEQLLSLARAQAPETQRPKTLISLQNQFRRVLQELMPLALAKGQDIGVAVENDCQIHADDTEIYTLIKTFTDNAIRYTPKGGRIDLGFDETAEYLNIWVEDDGPGIPPSERQRVIDPFYRILGTEQQGTGLGLSIADTIVKRHQGRLKLAGSRRFDSGLLIIAELDKKTL from the coding sequence ATGCAACGCCTTATCCACACCATCAAACAATCCCTGCAAGTTAAGATCAGCCTCGCCCTGATCTGCATGCTCCTGCCCCTCTCCATTCTTGCAGGCATATTTTCATATTACGATACTTATCACGAGACCCAAGAGGTTCAAGACGACCTGTTGCGCCAAGTCGCGAACTATCTCGACCCGAGCGATGCCGATGACGAGAATCACTCGCTCGACAACGACAACAAGATTTCCGTTCAATTTCCCAATACGCCCAACCCCATTGTCAGCCTGCCTGAGCAGATTTCAGACGGCCTGCACACCATTCAGGCCGATGACGACGACGATTACTACCGCGTTTATACCCGCAACACCAAGCAAGGCCGCATCGCCGTCATGCAGGAAAGCGACTACCGCGAAGAGCTGGCCGAAATGGCCGCCGTGCAGAGCATCCTCCCCATGCTCCTCGCCCTGCCCCTGATTATCCTGCTCACCGTCTGGATTACCCACCGCACCATGCGTTCCGTCAAAACCCTGTCCAACGATTTGGAACAGCGCCAAATCAACGACCTCTCGCCGATGGACACGCAAAACATTCCCAGCGAAATCCAAGGCTTTGTCGTCGCCATCAACAACCTGTTGCAGCGTACCGACGAAAACGTCCGCCAACAGCAACGCTTTATCGCCGATGCCGCACACGAATTGCGCAGCCCCATGACCGCCCTCTCCCTTCAGGCAGAGCGGCTCAACAATATGCAACTGTCCGCCGAAGCGCGCGAGCAGTCCTCCCTGTTGCAACAAAGTATACAGCGCAACCGCCACCTGCTCGAGCAACTCCTTTCCCTCGCACGCGCCCAAGCGCCCGAAACTCAACGCCCCAAAACCCTGATCAGCCTGCAAAACCAGTTCCGCCGCGTCTTGCAGGAACTCATGCCGCTGGCGCTGGCCAAAGGTCAAGACATCGGCGTCGCCGTTGAAAACGACTGCCAAATCCACGCCGACGACACTGAAATCTACACCCTTATCAAAACCTTTACCGACAACGCCATCCGCTATACCCCAAAAGGCGGCCGCATCGATTTAGGCTTTGATGAAACCGCCGAATACCTCAACATTTGGGTGGAAGACGACGGCCCCGGCATTCCTCCAAGTGAACGCCAACGCGTTATCGACCCCTTCTACCGCATTCTCGGCACCGAGCAACAAGGCACCGGCCTGGGGCTGTCCATTGCAGACACCATTGTCAAACGCCATCAAGGCCGTCTGAAACTGGCTGGCAGCCGACGCTTTGACAGCGGCTTGCTGATTATTGCCGAGTTGGATAAAAAGACACTTTAA
- the aroB gene encoding 3-dehydroquinate synthase, translating to MRTLTVQAPSHQYPIFIGHKLIEQADTLLQPYLGKKAAIITNETVAPLYLKQLQTALDRLGVPHFSIILPDGEEYKNWQTLNLIYDGLMQNRAERKTTLIALGGGVIGDMVGFAAATYQRGAPFIQVPTTLLSQVDSSVGGKTAINHPLGKNMIGAFYQPQAVLADLTALQTLPQRELSAGMAEVIKYGALGDAEFFAWLEENMVDLMAQHQEKMAEAVYHCCKMKADIVAQDETEQGIRAWLNLGHTFGHAIEAEMGYGVWLHGEAVAAGCVLASRLSQILGKTQQADTDRITALMEAASLPSAPPVFSFEKWIEHMSHDKKVSSSIMRFVGLEYLGKANITEITDMEILRQTLQPYL from the coding sequence ATGCGCACACTGACTGTCCAAGCCCCGTCCCATCAATATCCCATCTTTATTGGGCATAAACTGATCGAGCAGGCCGATACGCTGCTTCAGCCCTATTTAGGCAAAAAAGCAGCCATCATTACCAACGAAACCGTTGCGCCGCTTTACCTCAAACAGCTTCAGACGGCCTTAGACAGACTGGGCGTGCCGCATTTCAGCATCATCCTTCCCGACGGCGAAGAATATAAGAACTGGCAGACGCTCAACCTGATTTACGATGGCCTGATGCAAAACCGTGCCGAACGCAAAACCACTTTAATCGCTTTGGGTGGCGGCGTGATAGGCGACATGGTCGGCTTTGCTGCAGCAACTTATCAGCGTGGCGCACCTTTTATCCAAGTGCCGACCACATTGCTCAGCCAGGTCGATTCCTCGGTCGGCGGTAAAACCGCCATCAACCATCCGCTCGGTAAAAACATGATTGGCGCGTTCTACCAGCCGCAAGCCGTTCTGGCCGATTTGACCGCCCTGCAAACGCTGCCGCAGCGCGAACTTTCTGCGGGTATGGCCGAAGTCATCAAATACGGTGCCTTGGGAGATGCCGAATTTTTTGCTTGGTTGGAAGAAAACATGGTCGACCTGATGGCGCAACACCAAGAAAAAATGGCAGAAGCCGTTTATCATTGCTGCAAAATGAAGGCCGATATTGTTGCCCAAGACGAAACCGAGCAGGGCATCCGAGCATGGCTTAATCTCGGCCACACTTTCGGCCATGCCATCGAAGCCGAAATGGGTTACGGCGTATGGCTGCACGGTGAAGCCGTTGCCGCCGGTTGCGTCCTCGCTTCCCGTTTGTCGCAAATCTTGGGCAAAACCCAACAAGCCGATACCGACCGCATTACCGCTTTAATGGAAGCCGCCTCCCTCCCGTCTGCACCGCCTGTTTTCTCCTTTGAAAAATGGATTGAACACATGAGCCACGACAAAAAAGTCAGCAGCAGCATCATGCGTTTTGTCGGCTTGGAATACTTGGGCAAAGCCAATATCACCGAAATTACCGATATGGAAATTCTCCGCCAAACCTTGCAGCCGTATTTGTGA
- a CDS encoding shikimate kinase, translated as MEKINGNLILIGLMGAGKTTLGKQLAQMFECSFYDSDYEICTSSGVTIPTIFEMEGEEGFRNRETNMLKKLASRRNIVLSTGGGSVLRSENRQILRQNGTVVYLHASPETLLERTRYDSNRPLLQVANPLAKLQELYDQRDTLYRQTAHLVIESDSCHKTLKRLIQALGE; from the coding sequence ATGGAAAAAATCAACGGCAATTTAATTTTAATCGGGCTGATGGGCGCGGGCAAAACCACTTTGGGCAAGCAGCTTGCCCAAATGTTTGAATGCTCGTTTTACGACAGCGACTACGAAATCTGCACTTCTTCGGGCGTAACCATTCCGACCATTTTTGAGATGGAAGGGGAGGAAGGCTTCCGCAACCGCGAGACCAATATGCTGAAAAAGCTCGCTTCTCGGCGCAACATCGTTTTATCGACCGGTGGCGGCTCCGTATTGCGCAGTGAAAACAGGCAGATTCTGCGCCAAAACGGCACGGTTGTATATCTGCATGCCAGCCCCGAAACCTTGCTGGAGCGTACCCGTTACGACAGCAACCGGCCGCTGTTGCAAGTTGCCAACCCTTTGGCCAAACTGCAAGAGCTGTATGACCAACGCGATACGCTGTACCGTCAAACCGCCCATCTCGTCATTGAATCCGACAGCTGTCACAAAACGCTCAAACGCCTGATACAGGCTTTAGGCGAATAA
- the pilQ gene encoding type IV pilus secretin PilQ, translating into MKTKHMTKLFAGFSVALAVQTAFAGNITDINVSTLPDNQKIIKIRFDKDVTTPHGFVTSTPARIALDFTNTNIRLPQPVLEYADPLLNQITAAQNNDRARVVLGLNKISQYNTEIRGNEVWVFVNESTDQTNAAVANERVATPSTARAAQTYQAVSAANIDFRKGARNSGIIELSAPGFSGQPDIKQQRDRVVVTLKNHTLPTQAQRSLDVADFNTPVQNVTLKRIGNSTQLIIRNNNANWDINTKVSSGRFVFEVSPKAANTESGGLNQNANKSFKGRKISLDFQDVEVRTILQILAKESGVNIVASDTVKGTMTLSLKDVPWDQALDLVMQARNLDMRRQGNIINIAPRDELLAKDKAFLQAEKEIAELGPLYSQTFQLKYKNVEEFRKILRLEEYDSNNSNTRNTLLSNRGSALIDPATNTLIVTDNRGVIEKFRKLIDELDVPTRQVMVEARIVEAEDTFFRNLGVKFGSGGASGRNAWGSNWSNAQTNYNTNASFNRGDVGYRTWTLDPNVSLPTAAAVNSIALVRAFSSGALGLEISASEEQGKSKTISNPRVLTQDRKEAKIESGTEIPYQEASSSGATSITFKKAVLGLTVTPNITPDGQIIMTVKINRDTPIDCTVDSLTTKCINTKHLNTQAMVEDGGTLIVGGIYEEESTNAVNKVPVLGDIPVVGNLFKSRGKRENRRELLIFITPRIMDNVGNNLRY; encoded by the coding sequence ATGAAAACCAAGCACATGACAAAATTATTTGCCGGCTTCAGCGTTGCCCTCGCTGTTCAGACGGCCTTTGCAGGCAATATTACCGATATCAACGTTTCCACTTTGCCTGACAACCAAAAAATTATCAAAATCCGTTTCGACAAAGACGTCACTACACCTCATGGTTTTGTAACATCTACTCCGGCACGTATCGCATTGGATTTTACCAACACTAATATCCGTTTGCCTCAGCCTGTTTTGGAATATGCCGACCCATTGTTGAATCAAATTACTGCGGCGCAAAACAATGACCGCGCACGCGTGGTTTTGGGTTTGAACAAAATCAGCCAATACAATACTGAGATTCGCGGCAACGAAGTTTGGGTGTTTGTAAACGAATCTACTGACCAAACCAATGCGGCCGTTGCAAATGAACGTGTGGCTACGCCGTCTACTGCGCGTGCTGCTCAGACTTATCAAGCTGTTTCAGCAGCCAATATTGATTTCCGCAAAGGCGCACGCAATTCCGGCATTATTGAATTGTCTGCCCCGGGTTTCAGCGGACAGCCGGACATTAAACAGCAGCGCGACCGCGTGGTTGTGACATTGAAAAACCATACGCTGCCGACACAAGCGCAACGCAGTTTGGATGTGGCTGACTTCAATACGCCTGTACAAAACGTTACGCTCAAACGTATCGGTAATTCTACCCAGCTCATTATCCGCAACAATAATGCGAATTGGGACATCAATACCAAAGTCTCTTCCGGCCGTTTTGTATTTGAAGTATCGCCTAAAGCCGCCAATACCGAATCCGGCGGTTTGAATCAAAATGCAAACAAATCGTTCAAAGGCCGTAAAATTTCTTTGGATTTCCAAGATGTAGAAGTTCGTACCATCTTGCAGATTTTGGCAAAAGAATCCGGTGTGAATATTGTTGCCAGCGATACCGTCAAAGGCACCATGACCCTGTCCTTGAAAGATGTACCTTGGGATCAGGCTTTAGACTTGGTTATGCAGGCGCGCAATTTGGATATGCGCCGTCAAGGCAACATCATCAATATCGCACCTCGCGATGAATTGTTGGCAAAAGACAAAGCCTTCTTGCAGGCTGAAAAAGAGATTGCCGAACTGGGTCCGCTGTATTCTCAAACCTTCCAGTTGAAATACAAAAACGTGGAAGAATTCCGCAAAATTCTGCGCTTGGAAGAATACGACAGCAATAATTCCAATACCCGCAATACTCTGTTGAGCAACCGAGGCAGCGCCTTAATCGATCCGGCTACCAATACGCTGATCGTGACCGACAACCGCGGTGTGATTGAGAAATTCCGCAAACTGATTGATGAATTGGACGTTCCAACCCGTCAAGTGATGGTTGAAGCGCGCATTGTCGAAGCAGAAGATACCTTCTTCCGTAATTTGGGCGTTAAATTCGGTTCCGGTGGTGCGAGCGGCCGTAACGCATGGGGCAGCAACTGGAGCAATGCACAAACCAACTACAATACCAATGCCTCGTTTAACCGTGGCGATGTAGGCTACCGCACATGGACTTTGGATCCGAACGTCAGTCTGCCGACCGCAGCCGCAGTCAACAGCATTGCGCTGGTACGTGCGTTCTCGTCCGGTGCATTGGGTTTGGAAATCAGCGCGTCTGAAGAACAAGGTAAGAGCAAAACTATTTCCAATCCGCGCGTGCTGACACAAGACCGCAAAGAAGCCAAAATTGAATCCGGTACGGAAATTCCTTACCAAGAAGCTTCTTCCAGTGGTGCGACTTCGATTACCTTCAAGAAAGCCGTTTTGGGCTTGACCGTAACGCCGAACATTACGCCTGACGGTCAAATCATCATGACTGTGAAGATTAATCGCGATACTCCGATCGACTGTACCGTGGATTCTCTGACAACCAAGTGTATCAACACCAAACACTTGAATACCCAAGCCATGGTTGAAGATGGCGGTACGCTGATTGTCGGCGGTATTTACGAAGAAGAAAGCACCAATGCAGTGAACAAAGTACCTGTTTTGGGCGATATTCCTGTTGTCGGCAATCTGTTCAAATCACGCGGCAAACGTGAAAACCGCCGTGAGCTGTTGATCTTCATCACGCCGCGCATTATGGATAATGTGGGTAACAATCTGCGTTACTAA
- a CDS encoding pilus assembly protein PilP, with protein MKKIILLLSLLPLAACTQSYEDLTQWMTQTRQEAKSKIIPFEEPTVTLPKPYNPPNFKGMNAFDSRRLDTAPKGGNAPDVNRPKETLEAFSLENMAFVGTLQSGGKVSGFIKVNDHVYTVYPGNYIGQNYGRIQSITEDKIILTEQVEDSYGNWVYRKAELPLSSKEADSSNSSDSSNSN; from the coding sequence ATGAAAAAAATCATCTTACTCTTAAGTCTTCTTCCCTTGGCAGCCTGTACGCAAAGCTATGAAGATTTGACTCAATGGATGACGCAAACCCGTCAGGAAGCAAAATCCAAGATTATTCCGTTTGAAGAGCCGACGGTTACATTGCCTAAGCCGTATAACCCGCCGAACTTTAAAGGCATGAATGCGTTTGATTCACGCCGTTTGGACACTGCCCCTAAAGGCGGCAATGCGCCGGATGTGAACCGTCCGAAAGAAACATTGGAAGCCTTCAGTTTGGAAAATATGGCCTTTGTCGGAACGCTGCAAAGTGGCGGCAAAGTTTCCGGATTTATCAAGGTCAACGACCATGTTTATACCGTTTATCCCGGAAACTACATCGGTCAGAATTACGGCAGAATCCAAAGTATTACCGAAGATAAAATTATCTTGACCGAGCAAGTTGAAGACAGCTACGGCAACTGGGTGTACCGGAAGGCCGAATTGCCATTGAGCAGTAAAGAGGCGGATTCTTCCAATAGCTCAGATAGTTCGAATTCAAATTAA
- the pilO gene encoding type 4a pilus biogenesis protein PilO: MASKNLKQLDVQNLYLLNMPSKLLLAGLLIVGMLALGYVGVFKDQIETLNTQEAKEEELKETFTRKSIQAASLNNLKAELASIRSAFDVLLKQLPTDAEIPNLIQELHQAGSTNGLRLDSVAPLQPENDGPIQKLPYQISITGKYSQISQFTRDVGDLSRIITLDSLKLVNASEDKEGKGNKGELTLSAIATTYKARPAEEIAAELAAQQAQEEGKPAENEQK, encoded by the coding sequence ATGGCATCTAAAAACTTAAAACAATTGGACGTACAAAACCTGTACCTGCTCAATATGCCTTCAAAACTTTTGCTGGCAGGTTTATTGATTGTCGGTATGTTGGCTTTGGGCTATGTCGGCGTATTTAAAGATCAGATTGAAACCTTGAATACGCAGGAAGCCAAAGAAGAAGAGTTGAAGGAAACCTTTACGCGTAAAAGCATTCAGGCGGCAAGCTTGAACAATTTGAAAGCTGAATTGGCTTCAATTCGTTCTGCATTTGACGTTTTGTTGAAACAACTTCCAACCGACGCGGAAATTCCGAACCTGATTCAAGAGCTGCATCAGGCAGGTTCAACCAACGGATTGCGTTTGGACAGTGTTGCACCGCTCCAACCTGAAAACGATGGTCCGATTCAAAAACTGCCGTATCAGATTTCCATCACAGGCAAATACTCTCAGATCAGCCAATTTACCCGTGATGTAGGCGATTTGTCGCGCATTATTACTTTAGATTCTTTGAAACTCGTGAACGCAAGCGAGGATAAAGAAGGCAAAGGCAATAAAGGCGAATTGACATTGAGCGCGATTGCGACGACTTATAAAGCACGTCCGGCCGAAGAGATTGCTGCCGAATTGGCTGCGCAACAGGCACAAGAAGAAGGCAAACCTGCCGAGAATGAGCAAAAATAA
- a CDS encoding PilN domain-containing protein, whose translation MIELTRINLLPYREEIKQRKQQQFKILMLGAFAVGLGLAAATYLGIDSAIRNQEGRNNFLQTEIDRLDRELGEIDKLQQEKEAFLAKKLKVEELQEKRYQAAYILDSLNTLTPDNTYLTALEAESPTSYKISGHAISDNKIAVMMRSLPSTGIFLQPELLSIKKVDNYQEFTLKSSINQVNTPAPAPTAQSSGEMAEPVAEPAPEAQ comes from the coding sequence ATGATCGAATTAACCAGAATCAACCTTCTCCCGTATCGGGAAGAGATTAAACAGCGCAAGCAGCAGCAATTCAAAATATTGATGCTTGGTGCTTTTGCAGTGGGTTTAGGCTTGGCGGCCGCTACTTATCTCGGTATTGACAGCGCCATCCGCAATCAAGAAGGCCGCAACAACTTCCTGCAAACCGAAATCGACAGACTTGATAGAGAATTGGGCGAAATCGATAAACTTCAGCAAGAAAAAGAAGCCTTCTTGGCTAAAAAGCTGAAAGTTGAAGAGTTGCAGGAAAAACGCTATCAAGCGGCCTATATCCTTGATTCTTTGAATACGCTTACGCCCGATAATACTTATTTGACCGCGTTGGAAGCCGAAAGCCCGACCAGCTATAAAATCAGCGGTCATGCCATCAGCGACAATAAAATTGCCGTTATGATGCGCTCCCTGCCGAGTACAGGTATTTTCTTGCAGCCTGAATTGTTGAGTATTAAAAAAGTAGATAACTACCAAGAATTTACTTTGAAATCTTCAATCAACCAAGTAAATACACCGGCTCCTGCACCGACTGCCCAAAGCAGCGGTGAAATGGCCGAACCTGTGGCCGAACCTGCTCCGGAGGCTCAATAA
- the pilM gene encoding type IV pilus assembly protein PilM produces the protein MRLFKSTKDTKTGKASSGLNNRSAIGVDISQHAIKMVQLTGRSLNQIQLEKYVITKLPKNIVKGNKIQDYDQLATYIQHTYTQLRSSCKNIVAAVPQNLATVEQIIYNPRDTDLDLEEFVEAEVGQFAPIEEMNYDFQAEEVGSGQHVLAVAAKKDDVEPRIEMFENAGLPLSALDLDLLAQRNAFVHWMNTHAPEMAEEKVAVFGIHATQMYALILQNGRILYKQETPVSTEQLNQLIQRTYQVTEEKAAQMMASQNKPSDYQSQIADRFNVQVAQEVQRVLQFYYTTQATDSFHNIKHILLTGFTAQQAGLAESIFSQTNTATEYLHPISYVERSAKVELPQFQIDAPSLTLAFGLALRGL, from the coding sequence ATGCGCTTATTTAAAAGCACGAAAGATACCAAAACAGGCAAGGCTTCTAGCGGATTGAACAACCGCTCTGCTATCGGCGTCGACATCAGCCAACATGCCATTAAGATGGTACAACTGACAGGCCGTAGTTTAAACCAAATTCAGCTGGAAAAATACGTTATTACCAAATTGCCTAAAAATATTGTCAAAGGCAACAAAATTCAAGACTACGATCAGCTTGCTACTTACATCCAACATACTTACACACAATTACGCAGTTCTTGCAAAAATATTGTTGCGGCTGTACCACAAAATTTGGCAACAGTCGAGCAAATTATTTACAACCCGCGTGATACCGATCTGGACTTGGAAGAGTTTGTCGAAGCGGAAGTCGGCCAATTTGCGCCTATTGAAGAAATGAACTACGACTTTCAAGCCGAAGAAGTCGGTTCAGGCCAGCATGTTTTAGCTGTTGCTGCCAAAAAAGATGATGTCGAGCCGCGCATTGAAATGTTTGAGAATGCGGGCTTGCCTTTATCCGCTTTGGATTTGGACTTGCTGGCGCAACGCAATGCCTTTGTTCATTGGATGAATACGCATGCTCCCGAAATGGCAGAGGAAAAAGTTGCCGTGTTCGGCATTCATGCGACGCAAATGTATGCACTGATTCTGCAAAACGGCCGCATTCTCTATAAACAAGAAACTCCGGTCAGCACAGAGCAGCTCAATCAGCTGATTCAGCGTACTTATCAGGTAACGGAAGAAAAAGCCGCACAAATGATGGCTTCCCAAAACAAGCCTTCCGACTACCAGTCTCAGATTGCTGACCGTTTTAATGTGCAGGTTGCGCAAGAAGTTCAGCGTGTTTTGCAATTTTACTATACCACGCAGGCTACTGATTCTTTTCACAATATCAAACACATTCTGTTGACCGGCTTTACTGCGCAGCAGGCAGGTTTGGCAGAAAGCATTTTCTCGCAAACCAATACGGCAACAGAATATCTGCATCCGATTTCATATGTGGAACGCAGTGCAAAAGTAGAATTGCCGCAGTTTCAAATTGATGCGCCGTCACTGACTTTGGCGTTCGGATTGGCATTAAGGGGACTTTGA